A window of the Dickeya dianthicola NCPPB 453 genome harbors these coding sequences:
- the fusA gene encoding elongation factor G: MARTTPIARYRNIGISAHIDAGKTTTTERILFYTGVNHKIGEVHDGAATMDWMEQEQERGITITSAATTAFWSGMAKQYEPHRINIIDTPGHVDFTIEVERSMRVLDGAVMVYCAVGGVQPQSETVWRQANKYKVPRIAFVNKMDRMGANFLKVVGQIKTRLGANPVPLQLAIGAEEHFTGVVDLVKMKAINWNDADQGVTFNYEDIPADMQDLAEEWHQNLIESAAEASEELMEKYLGGEALTEEEIKKALRQRVLNNEIILVTCGSAFKNKGVQAMLDAVIDYLPAPTDVPAINGMLDDGKDTPAERHASDDEPFSALAFKIATDPFVGNLTFFRVYSGVVNSGDTILNSVKSERERFGRIVQMHANKREEIKEVRAGDIAAAIGLKDVITGDTLCDPDNPIILERMEFPEPVISIAVEPKTKADQEKMGLALGRLAKEDPSFRVWTDEESNQTIIAGMGELHLDIIVDRMKREFNVEANVGKPQVAYREAIRAKVTDVEGKHAKQSGGRGQYGHVVIDMYPLEPGSNPKGYEFVNDIKGGVIPGEYIPAVDKGIQEQLKAGPLAGYPVVDLGVRLHFGSYHDVDSSELAFKLAASIAFKAAFGKAKPVLLEPIMKVEVETPEENTGDVIGDLSRRRGMLRGQESNVTGVVIHAEVPLSEMFGYATQLRSLTKGRASYSMEFLKYDDAPNNVAQAVIEARGK; this comes from the coding sequence ATGGCTCGTACAACACCCATTGCGCGCTATCGTAATATCGGTATCAGCGCACACATCGACGCCGGTAAGACCACAACTACTGAACGTATTCTGTTCTACACCGGTGTGAACCACAAAATCGGTGAAGTTCATGATGGCGCCGCCACGATGGACTGGATGGAGCAGGAACAGGAGCGTGGTATCACTATTACCTCCGCTGCGACTACCGCCTTCTGGTCCGGTATGGCTAAGCAGTATGAACCGCACCGTATCAACATCATCGACACCCCGGGGCACGTTGACTTCACTATCGAAGTAGAACGTTCCATGCGTGTTCTGGATGGCGCAGTCATGGTTTACTGTGCGGTAGGTGGTGTTCAGCCGCAGTCTGAAACCGTATGGCGTCAGGCAAACAAATACAAAGTGCCGCGCATCGCGTTCGTTAACAAAATGGACCGTATGGGCGCGAACTTCCTGAAAGTTGTTGGTCAGATTAAAACGCGTCTGGGTGCGAACCCGGTTCCGTTGCAGCTGGCTATCGGCGCGGAAGAACATTTCACCGGCGTTGTTGACCTGGTGAAAATGAAAGCCATCAACTGGAATGATGCCGATCAGGGCGTGACCTTCAACTATGAAGACATCCCGGCCGACATGCAGGATCTGGCTGAAGAATGGCATCAGAATCTGATCGAGTCCGCTGCAGAAGCGTCCGAAGAGCTGATGGAAAAATACCTGGGCGGCGAAGCGCTGACCGAGGAAGAAATCAAGAAAGCACTGCGTCAGCGTGTACTGAACAACGAAATCATTCTGGTTACCTGTGGTTCCGCGTTCAAGAACAAGGGCGTGCAGGCAATGCTGGATGCCGTTATCGATTACCTGCCGGCGCCGACTGACGTACCGGCTATCAACGGTATGCTGGACGACGGCAAAGATACGCCGGCTGAGCGTCATGCCAGCGATGATGAGCCGTTCTCTGCACTGGCATTCAAAATCGCAACTGACCCGTTCGTGGGTAACCTGACGTTCTTCCGTGTGTACTCCGGTGTGGTTAATTCCGGTGACACCATACTGAACTCAGTAAAATCTGAGCGTGAGCGTTTTGGCCGTATCGTTCAGATGCACGCCAACAAACGTGAAGAGATCAAAGAAGTTCGCGCGGGCGACATCGCGGCTGCCATCGGTCTGAAAGACGTGATCACCGGTGATACTCTGTGTGATCCAGATAACCCGATCATCCTGGAGCGTATGGAATTCCCGGAACCGGTTATCTCTATCGCGGTAGAACCGAAAACCAAAGCCGACCAGGAAAAAATGGGTCTGGCTCTGGGCCGTCTGGCGAAGGAAGACCCGTCTTTCCGCGTATGGACTGACGAAGAATCCAACCAGACCATCATCGCGGGTATGGGTGAACTGCACCTCGACATCATCGTTGACCGTATGAAGCGTGAGTTCAACGTAGAAGCGAACGTCGGTAAACCGCAGGTTGCTTACCGTGAAGCGATTCGCGCTAAAGTTACCGATGTTGAAGGTAAACACGCCAAGCAGTCTGGTGGTCGTGGTCAGTACGGTCACGTCGTTATCGACATGTACCCGCTGGAGCCGGGCTCAAATCCGAAAGGCTACGAGTTCGTCAACGACATCAAGGGTGGTGTGATTCCTGGCGAATACATCCCGGCTGTTGATAAAGGCATCCAGGAACAGCTGAAAGCCGGTCCGCTGGCTGGTTACCCGGTAGTGGACTTGGGTGTTCGTCTGCACTTCGGTTCCTACCACGACGTTGACTCCTCCGAGCTGGCGTTTAAACTGGCCGCATCTATCGCCTTTAAAGCTGCGTTCGGTAAAGCGAAACCTGTTCTGCTTGAGCCGATCATGAAGGTTGAAGTGGAAACGCCGGAAGAGAACACTGGTGACGTCATCGGTGACCTGAGCCGCCGTCGTGGTATGCTGCGTGGTCAAGAATCCAACGTTACCGGCGTTGTGATTCACGCTGAAGTTCCGCTGTCTGAAATGTTTGGATACGCAACCCAGCTGCGTTCTCTGACCAAAGGTCGTGCTTCTTACTCCATGGAGTTCCTGAAGTACGATGATGCGCCGAACAACGTTGCCCAGGCCGTTATTGAAGCCCGTGGTAAGTAA
- the rpsG gene encoding 30S ribosomal protein S7, with the protein MPRRRVIGQRKILPDPKFGSELLAKFVNILMVDGKKSTAEAIVYTALETLAQRSGKDHLEAFEAALDNVRPTVEVKSRRVGGSTYQVPVEVRPVRRNALAMRWIVEAARKRGDKSMALRLANELSDAADNKGTAVKKREDVHRMAEANKAFAHYRW; encoded by the coding sequence ATGCCACGTCGTCGCGTCATTGGTCAGCGTAAAATTCTGCCGGATCCGAAATTCGGATCAGAACTGCTGGCTAAATTTGTCAATATCCTGATGGTAGATGGTAAAAAGTCTACCGCAGAAGCAATCGTCTATACCGCGCTGGAGACCCTGGCTCAGCGTTCAGGTAAAGACCATCTGGAAGCCTTTGAAGCAGCACTGGACAACGTTCGTCCGACTGTCGAAGTTAAGTCGCGCCGCGTTGGTGGTTCTACTTATCAGGTTCCAGTTGAAGTTCGTCCGGTTCGTCGCAATGCTTTGGCTATGCGTTGGATCGTTGAAGCTGCTCGTAAACGCGGTGATAAATCCATGGCTTTGCGCCTGGCGAACGAACTTTCTGATGCAGCAGACAATAAAGGTACTGCTGTGAAGAAACGTGAAGACGTTCACCGTATGGCTGAAGCTAACAAGGCGTTCGCTCACTACCGCTGGTAA
- the rpsL gene encoding 30S ribosomal protein S12 has product MATINQLVRKPRSLKVAKSNVPALEACPQKRGVCTRVYTTTPKKPNSALRKVCRVRLTNGFEVTSYIGGEGHNLQEHSVILIRGGRVKDLPGVRYHTVRGALDCSGVKDRKQSRSKYGVKKPKA; this is encoded by the coding sequence ATGGCAACAATTAACCAGCTGGTACGCAAACCACGCTCCCTGAAGGTTGCTAAAAGCAACGTTCCGGCGCTGGAAGCCTGCCCGCAGAAACGTGGCGTATGTACTCGTGTATATACCACCACCCCGAAAAAACCGAACTCCGCACTGCGTAAAGTATGCCGTGTTCGTTTAACCAATGGTTTTGAAGTTACCTCCTATATTGGCGGTGAAGGTCATAACCTGCAGGAACACTCCGTGATCCTGATCCGTGGCGGTCGTGTTAAAGACCTGCCAGGCGTGCGTTACCACACCGTACGTGGCGCGCTGGACTGCTCTGGTGTTAAAGACCGTAAGCAATCCCGTTCCAAATATGGCGTGAAGAAGCCGAAGGCTTAA
- the tusB gene encoding sulfurtransferase complex subunit TusB codes for MLHTLAHSPYRTDLDALLRNVGEGDAILLLQDGVIAALAGAPDGERLLSSAATVYALQADVAARGLLDQISTTIVLIDYTQFVQLTALHSRQLAW; via the coding sequence ATGCTGCATACTCTGGCTCATTCACCTTACCGTACCGACCTGGATGCGCTGCTGCGCAACGTCGGCGAAGGCGACGCCATTCTGCTGCTGCAGGACGGCGTGATCGCCGCGCTGGCCGGTGCGCCCGATGGCGAACGCCTGCTGTCTTCCGCCGCGACGGTGTATGCCCTGCAAGCGGATGTTGCGGCCCGGGGACTACTTGACCAAATTTCCACCACAATTGTATTGATTGACTATACTCAATTTGTGCAATTAACTGCTCTGCATTCCCGGCAACTGGCCTGGTAA
- the tusC gene encoding sulfurtransferase complex subunit TusC, with the protein MKRVAFVFTQAPHGSAVGREGLDALLAMSALTEDIGVFFIADGVFQLLPNQRPDLILMRDYIATFGVLPLYDIERCYVCEASLRQRGLPSQTRWVLDVEPLAADALRATLNTYDTVLTF; encoded by the coding sequence ATGAAGCGCGTTGCTTTCGTATTTACCCAGGCGCCTCATGGCTCGGCTGTCGGTCGGGAAGGGCTGGACGCCTTGCTGGCGATGTCGGCGCTGACCGAGGATATCGGGGTTTTCTTTATCGCTGACGGCGTGTTCCAGCTTCTCCCAAACCAGCGGCCGGACCTGATCCTGATGCGCGATTATATTGCGACTTTCGGGGTGCTGCCGCTGTATGACATTGAACGCTGTTATGTCTGCGAGGCGTCGCTGCGCCAGCGTGGGCTGCCGTCGCAAACCCGCTGGGTGCTGGATGTGGAGCCGCTGGCGGCTGATGCGCTACGCGCTACGCTGAATACTTACGATACTGTCCTGACCTTTTGA
- the tusD gene encoding sulfurtransferase complex subunit TusD — protein MLRYCLLVTGPAYGTQQASSAFQFAQALLAQAYRLQSVFFYREGVLNANQLTAPASDEFDLVRAWQQLAQTHQVALNVCVAAALRRGVTDAPQAEQLQLAGMNLQPGFTLSGLGELSQSVLRCDRVVQF, from the coding sequence ATGCTACGTTACTGCCTGCTGGTGACCGGGCCCGCCTATGGCACGCAGCAGGCCAGCAGCGCGTTTCAGTTCGCGCAGGCTTTGCTGGCGCAAGCGTATCGGCTGCAGAGCGTTTTCTTCTACCGCGAAGGGGTGCTGAACGCCAACCAGCTTACCGCGCCGGCCAGCGACGAGTTTGATTTGGTCCGGGCCTGGCAGCAATTGGCGCAGACCCATCAGGTGGCGCTCAATGTGTGCGTGGCGGCGGCGCTGCGGCGCGGCGTGACCGACGCGCCGCAGGCGGAACAATTACAGTTGGCGGGGATGAATCTCCAGCCGGGGTTTACCCTGAGCGGATTAGGCGAACTGTCGCAGTCGGTATTGCGCTGCGATCGCGTCGTTCAGTTTTAG
- a CDS encoding helix-turn-helix transcriptional regulator — protein sequence MSTSLVTGESNDLDLLDQRPFTQMDYEILKSYEAVVDGLAMLIGDHCEIVLHSLDDLKCSAVRIANGEHTGRKIGSPITDLALRMLHDMAGEDSSVSRAYFTRAKSGVLMKSVTIAIRNREQRVIGLLCINMNLDVPFSQIMQTFMPPEIKEVASSVNFASSVDELVAQTLEFTIEEVNADRNVSNNAKNRQIVLNLYEKGIFDIKDAINQVADRLNISKHTVYLYIRQFKSGDFSGHDR from the coding sequence ATGTCTACTTCGCTTGTTACTGGCGAATCCAATGACCTTGATTTGCTGGACCAGCGTCCGTTCACGCAGATGGATTATGAAATCCTGAAATCGTATGAAGCAGTGGTTGACGGTCTGGCGATGCTGATCGGCGATCATTGCGAGATTGTGCTGCACTCGCTGGACGACCTGAAATGCTCGGCGGTTCGTATCGCCAATGGCGAACACACCGGACGTAAAATCGGCTCACCCATCACCGATCTGGCGTTGCGCATGTTGCACGATATGGCAGGCGAAGACAGCAGCGTGTCCAGAGCGTATTTCACCCGCGCCAAAAGCGGCGTATTGATGAAGTCGGTAACCATCGCTATCCGCAATCGCGAACAGCGCGTGATCGGGCTTTTGTGCATCAATATGAATCTCGACGTTCCCTTCTCGCAGATCATGCAAACCTTCATGCCGCCTGAAATCAAGGAAGTGGCATCCTCCGTCAACTTTGCGTCTTCGGTGGATGAGCTGGTGGCGCAGACGCTGGAGTTCACCATCGAAGAAGTGAACGCCGATCGCAACGTCTCCAACAATGCCAAGAACCGCCAGATTGTGCTCAACCTCTATGAGAAAGGTATCTTTGATATCAAGGACGCCATCAATCAGGTGGCCGACCGGCTGAATATTTCCAAGCACACCGTCTACCTCTATATCCGCCAGTTCAAGAGCGGCGACTTCAGCGGGCACGATCGTTAA
- the eptA gene encoding phosphoethanolamine transferase EptA, whose product MFKITHLSRPIWSSFTYNLVFAAFITLIQNIAYYRQVLHLVAIDSWQNGLFLATMPAVIFAVLNILFTLLFISWLRQGVVALLLLGGAAVQYFMINYGIIIDRTMMQNVFETNMAESMALVTPQYLLWLTLLGLVPALGALWVKIKPTPLSWIALGARCFSILMSIVAILLVATFFYKDYASLMRNNKELVKSLTPSNIIFANISYYRHHAQANLPLVQIGLDAHKKPLPGGDAKKNLVILVVGETSRAENFSLGGYDKPTNPRLTNDNVVYFSQTASCGTSTGVSVPCMFSNMPRAGYDEQLASHQEGLLDVLQHAGVNVSWQENDGGCKGACDRVPTQDITELKLPGQCIDGECHDEALFNGVEDYINQLNNDGIIVLHTMGSHGPAYYQRYPDAFRKFTPTCDTNQIQTCSRESLINTYDNTILYIDYIVDKAINVLKGHQDKFNTALVYLSDHGESLGEDGIYLHSMPYAVAPTQQTHIPMLMWLSGGYQQQFSINDSCMRKQAGQQRFSQDNLFHTVLGMFNIATKEYQPPLDILQPCRGTS is encoded by the coding sequence ATGTTCAAAATTACTCACCTTTCGCGCCCGATCTGGAGCAGTTTTACTTACAATCTGGTATTCGCCGCGTTCATCACCCTGATACAAAATATCGCCTACTATCGTCAGGTATTACACCTGGTCGCGATCGATTCCTGGCAGAATGGGTTATTTCTGGCCACCATGCCCGCCGTCATTTTCGCGGTACTGAATATTCTGTTCACCCTGCTGTTCATTTCCTGGTTGCGTCAGGGTGTGGTCGCTCTGCTGCTGCTGGGCGGTGCGGCGGTACAATATTTCATGATCAACTACGGCATCATCATTGACCGTACCATGATGCAGAACGTGTTCGAAACCAACATGGCGGAATCAATGGCGCTGGTGACGCCACAGTATCTGCTCTGGTTGACGCTTTTGGGCCTCGTGCCCGCACTGGGCGCGCTGTGGGTTAAAATCAAACCGACGCCGTTAAGCTGGATTGCGCTTGGCGCCCGCTGCTTCAGCATCCTGATGTCGATTGTCGCTATTCTGCTGGTCGCTACCTTTTTCTATAAGGATTACGCCTCGCTGATGCGAAATAATAAGGAACTGGTGAAATCGCTGACCCCCAGCAATATTATTTTCGCCAACATTTCCTATTACCGTCATCACGCGCAAGCCAATTTACCGCTGGTGCAAATTGGGCTGGATGCGCATAAAAAGCCGCTGCCGGGCGGCGATGCCAAAAAGAATCTGGTGATCCTGGTGGTGGGAGAAACCTCCCGTGCCGAAAACTTTTCGCTCGGCGGCTACGACAAACCCACCAATCCGCGGCTGACCAACGATAATGTGGTCTATTTCAGTCAAACGGCGTCCTGCGGCACCTCCACCGGGGTTTCCGTTCCCTGCATGTTCTCCAACATGCCGCGCGCCGGCTATGATGAACAACTGGCCTCCCATCAGGAAGGATTGCTGGATGTTCTGCAACACGCTGGCGTCAACGTTAGCTGGCAGGAGAACGACGGCGGCTGCAAAGGCGCCTGCGATCGCGTGCCGACTCAGGATATCACCGAGCTGAAACTGCCCGGTCAGTGCATTGACGGAGAATGCCATGACGAGGCATTGTTCAACGGCGTCGAAGATTACATTAATCAGTTGAACAACGACGGCATCATTGTGCTGCATACGATGGGTAGCCACGGGCCGGCCTATTATCAGCGTTATCCCGACGCTTTTCGAAAATTCACCCCAACCTGCGATACCAATCAGATCCAGACCTGCTCGCGAGAATCATTAATCAATACTTACGATAATACGATTCTCTACATAGACTATATTGTTGATAAGGCAATTAATGTCTTGAAAGGGCATCAGGATAAATTTAACACCGCTTTGGTTTATCTTTCCGACCACGGCGAGTCACTGGGTGAAGATGGGATTTACTTGCACAGCATGCCGTATGCGGTCGCGCCCACACAACAAACCCATATCCCGATGCTGATGTGGCTTTCCGGCGGCTATCAGCAACAGTTTTCCATCAACGACAGTTGCATGCGCAAGCAAGCCGGTCAGCAACGTTTTTCTCAGGACAATCTGTTCCATACCGTTCTGGGCATGTTTAACATTGCGACAAAGGAATATCAGCCGCCGCTTGATATTCTTCAACCGTGTCGGGGCACTTCATGA
- the pmrA gene encoding two-component system response regulator PmrA: protein MKLLIVEDDTLLQEGLLLAMRNEGYVCDCASTAKEADALITSAHYSLVVLDLGLPDEDGLTLLNRWRRNHYQQPVLILTARDTVDDRVTGLDVGADDYMIKPFALSEFQARVRALIRRHQGSSDSWIRVDNITLDLNNQQVMLDDKPIVLTPKEFAILSRLILKAGSQVHREVLHQDLYSWDDDPSSNSLEVHIHNLRQKIGKNRIKTLRGFGYLLTKGDQT, encoded by the coding sequence ATGAAACTTTTGATTGTTGAAGATGATACGTTGTTACAGGAAGGATTATTGCTGGCGATGCGCAACGAAGGATATGTTTGCGATTGCGCCTCCACCGCCAAAGAAGCGGATGCCCTGATCACCAGCGCCCACTACAGCCTGGTGGTGCTGGACTTGGGGTTGCCGGATGAAGACGGCCTCACCCTGCTCAATCGCTGGCGCCGAAACCATTACCAGCAACCGGTGTTAATTCTGACCGCCCGCGATACCGTGGACGATCGCGTTACCGGGCTGGACGTCGGCGCAGACGATTACATGATAAAACCTTTTGCGCTGAGCGAATTTCAGGCGCGGGTCCGCGCCCTGATCCGCCGCCATCAGGGGTCCAGCGACAGCTGGATCCGAGTAGACAACATCACGCTCGATCTCAACAATCAACAAGTCATGCTGGACGATAAACCGATCGTCCTGACCCCCAAAGAGTTCGCCATTCTGTCCCGGCTGATCCTCAAAGCGGGTTCACAGGTACACCGCGAAGTGCTGCATCAGGACCTTTACAGCTGGGACGACGACCCCTCATCCAATTCGCTGGAAGTGCATATCCACAACCTGCGGCAGAAGATCGGCAAAAACCGGATTAAAACCCTGCGCGGCTTCGGCTATCTGCTGACCAAGGGTGACCAGACATGA
- the pmrB gene encoding two-component system sensor histidine kinase PmrB, whose product MRLFPRPSPLERTASIRTRLILTLGCILLACQLLSVIWLWHESEEQIQLLVEQTLTEKNLNQDIALEVNEAIASLSIPSLVMVVASLLMCAHAVNWITRPLMILQDELHNRTAENLDPLQQRSDVTEVAAVIASMNQLFTRFSESLRRDRLFASNVAHELRTPLAGIRLSLELHEQTHHIDCQPLIKRVDHLTKTIEQLLLLARVGNELAAGHYESVSLIDDVIAPKQEELEQMAAIRHQQLDWQSDTQDGTVLGNVTLLQLLLRNLVENAYRYGPEHSTITVRVTPHACGGCELIVADEGPGINESQVGELTRAFVRLDTRYGGIGLGLSIVTRIVQLHHGEFFLENRRDRTGTQARVVLRRHI is encoded by the coding sequence ATGAGACTTTTCCCTCGCCCCTCGCCTCTGGAGAGAACCGCCAGCATCAGAACCCGGCTGATTCTGACGCTGGGGTGCATTTTGCTGGCTTGCCAATTGCTCAGTGTTATCTGGCTCTGGCATGAGAGTGAAGAACAGATTCAGTTGCTGGTAGAACAGACACTGACCGAAAAAAATCTCAATCAAGACATTGCGTTAGAAGTTAATGAAGCGATAGCGTCGCTGAGCATTCCTAGTCTGGTGATGGTGGTAGCTTCGCTGCTCATGTGCGCGCATGCGGTAAACTGGATTACCCGGCCGCTGATGATACTGCAGGATGAACTGCACAACCGCACGGCAGAAAATCTTGACCCGCTCCAGCAACGTAGCGATGTGACCGAAGTGGCGGCGGTCATCGCCAGCATGAACCAGTTGTTTACACGTTTTAGCGAATCACTACGCCGCGATCGGCTTTTCGCCTCGAATGTCGCGCATGAGTTGCGTACCCCGCTGGCGGGCATCCGGCTCAGTCTGGAATTACATGAACAAACGCACCATATCGACTGCCAGCCATTAATCAAGCGCGTCGACCACCTGACCAAAACCATCGAACAGTTGCTGTTGCTGGCTCGGGTCGGGAATGAACTCGCCGCCGGCCACTACGAGTCAGTGTCGCTGATTGACGATGTGATTGCGCCAAAACAGGAAGAGCTGGAGCAAATGGCGGCCATCCGTCACCAGCAGCTCGACTGGCAGTCGGACACGCAAGACGGAACCGTACTGGGCAATGTCACGCTGTTGCAATTGCTATTACGCAATCTGGTGGAAAACGCCTACCGGTACGGCCCTGAGCACAGCACTATTACCGTCAGGGTGACCCCCCATGCTTGCGGCGGCTGTGAATTGATCGTTGCAGACGAGGGACCGGGAATCAACGAATCTCAGGTGGGAGAGTTGACCAGGGCGTTTGTGCGCCTGGACACGCGCTACGGCGGCATCGGGCTCGGGTTGAGCATCGTGACCCGCATCGTGCAGTTGCACCACGGCGAGTTCTTTCTGGAAAACCGGCGCGATCGTACCGGTACTCAGGCTCGTGTGGTGCTGCGAAGGCATATCTGA
- a CDS encoding amino acid ABC transporter ATP-binding protein: MNDMTPLVRARNVQKSYGDNEVLKGIDLNVYPGEVVVILGPSGSGKSTFLRCINHLEDMDAGSIMVGEEQIGYELKHDRLHRLSPRRIARQRQEIGMVFQQFNLYPHMTVLQNIIEAPIGVHKQPKGEAIRYAKELLSTVGLSDKADAWPRHLSGGQQQRVAIARALAIKPRLMLFDEPTSALDPELVGEVLATMRTLAEQGLTMIVVTHEIGFAREAADRVVFMDGGVVVEQGSAEEVLGNPRHPRTQAFLSRFI; the protein is encoded by the coding sequence ATGAACGACATGACGCCGCTGGTACGTGCCCGCAATGTCCAGAAAAGCTATGGCGACAATGAAGTCCTGAAGGGGATCGACCTGAATGTCTATCCAGGCGAAGTGGTGGTGATTCTGGGGCCTTCCGGTTCGGGAAAATCGACGTTTTTGCGTTGTATCAACCACCTGGAGGATATGGATGCCGGTTCGATCATGGTGGGGGAGGAGCAAATTGGCTACGAACTGAAGCATGATCGTTTGCATCGCCTGTCGCCCCGCCGCATCGCGCGGCAGCGCCAGGAGATAGGCATGGTGTTTCAGCAGTTCAATCTGTATCCCCATATGACGGTGTTGCAGAACATTATCGAAGCACCGATCGGCGTGCATAAACAGCCCAAAGGGGAAGCGATTCGCTATGCGAAGGAACTGCTATCCACGGTTGGGCTGAGCGATAAGGCCGATGCCTGGCCCCGCCATCTGTCCGGCGGCCAGCAGCAACGGGTGGCGATTGCCCGCGCACTGGCGATCAAACCTCGGCTGATGCTGTTCGATGAGCCAACATCGGCGCTCGATCCGGAGCTGGTGGGCGAGGTGCTGGCCACCATGCGTACCTTGGCGGAACAAGGCCTGACGATGATCGTCGTGACCCACGAAATAGGTTTCGCCCGTGAAGCGGCCGATCGGGTGGTGTTTATGGATGGCGGCGTGGTGGTGGAGCAGGGCAGCGCCGAGGAGGTGCTAGGTAATCCTCGCCATCCGCGGACCCAGGCGTTCCTCAGCCGTTTTATCTGA
- a CDS encoding amino acid ABC transporter permease, protein MNDGATDSRTSENADVKARDVAFARSTPRYGRLVSWIVVSLFAARFFWLVATNPNFEWKVVELWFTEGSVMRGLEVTLGLTVIAMLLGVALGLLLAIARLSDNRLLSGLSGLYIWFFRGTPLLVQLIFWYNLSTLFPTISLAIPLTGPTLAEWKTNDLITPLTAAIAGLALNEAAYMAEIIRAGLLSVDQGQIETTQAFGMSRGRALRRIIIPQAMRAIIPPTGNQLISMIKATSLVSVIAMSDLLYSVQAIYNRTFEIIPMLMVAVIWYLLITSILNVGQSAIEHYYARGSRRTVSVGKRRPAQSVEPARTSAAVGQPWMKKEEA, encoded by the coding sequence ATGAACGACGGCGCCACGGATTCTCGAACCAGCGAAAATGCTGATGTAAAGGCGCGTGACGTGGCGTTCGCCCGCAGCACGCCACGTTATGGGCGCCTGGTTTCCTGGATTGTGGTTTCGCTGTTCGCTGCCAGGTTTTTCTGGTTGGTGGCGACCAACCCGAATTTTGAGTGGAAAGTGGTGGAGCTGTGGTTTACCGAAGGCTCGGTCATGAGAGGGCTGGAGGTCACGCTGGGGCTGACGGTTATCGCCATGCTGCTTGGCGTCGCGCTGGGGTTGCTGTTGGCGATTGCCCGCCTGTCGGACAACCGCTTGCTGAGCGGGCTTTCCGGTTTATACATCTGGTTCTTTCGGGGGACGCCGCTGCTGGTGCAGCTGATTTTCTGGTACAACCTATCCACGTTGTTTCCAACCATTTCGCTGGCGATTCCGCTTACCGGGCCGACGCTGGCTGAGTGGAAGACCAACGATCTGATTACGCCGCTGACCGCCGCTATCGCCGGTCTGGCGTTGAACGAAGCAGCCTATATGGCGGAGATTATCCGCGCCGGGCTGCTGTCGGTGGACCAGGGACAGATAGAAACCACGCAGGCGTTCGGTATGAGCCGTGGGCGGGCGCTGCGCCGCATTATTATTCCTCAGGCCATGCGCGCTATTATTCCGCCGACCGGCAACCAGCTAATCAGCATGATCAAGGCGACGTCGCTGGTGAGCGTGATTGCTATGAGTGATCTGTTGTACTCGGTGCAGGCCATCTATAACCGTACCTTCGAAATTATTCCGATGCTGATGGTGGCGGTGATCTGGTATCTGCTGATTACATCGATACTGAACGTTGGCCAGTCGGCGATCGAACATTATTACGCCCGCGGTTCGCGCCGCACGGTTTCGGTCGGCAAGCGCCGACCGGCGCAGAGCGTGGAGCCGGCGCGTACATCTGCCGCCGTCGGGCAGCCCTGGATGAAGAAGGAGGAGGCATGA